The Enterobacter asburiae genomic sequence GGCGGGATGGATGCGCATCTCCTGGGGACCGGTGCTCTTTTTTTTATGCCTTGGCAAGGCGTTGCGCTATGTTCTCGTGGCGTGGGCAACACTACAGGGTATGACGTGGTGGCACTAATTGGTGGAATGAATACGCGACCTTCAATCGTCAACCATTACAATTATGCTGAGTAACATTACTTTGACAGGCGGGAGGTCAATTTGATCCCGGACGTATCTCAGGCGCTGGCCTGGCTGGAAAACCACCCTCAGGCATTGAAGGGTATTCAGCGTGGTCTTGAGCGTGAAACGCTGCGCGTTAACGCGGACGGTAGCTTAGCGACGACGGGTCACCCGAAGGCGTTAGGCTCGGCGCTGACACATAAATGGATCACAACCGATTTCGCTGAGGCACTGCTGGAGTTCATCACGCCAGTAGAGGGTGATATTGATCATATGCTGACGATCATGCGCGATATCCATCGCTATACCGCGCGCAACATGGGCGACGAACGTATGTGGCCCCTCAGCATGCCGTGCTATATCGAGCAGGGCCAGGAGATTGAGCTGGCGCAGTACGGCACGTCAAATATCGGTCGGCTGAAAACGCTCTATCGCGAAGGGTTGAAAAACCGCTACGGCGCGTTGATGCAGACGATCTCGGGCGTGCATTACAACTTCTCCCTGCCAATGGCGTTCTGGCAGGCGAAATGCGGTGAAACGGATAAAGACGCGATCTCTGAAGGCTACTTCCGCCTGATCCGCAACTATTACCGTTTCGGCTGGGTGATCCCGTATCTGTTTGGTGCCTCCCCGGCGATCTGTTCTTCGTTCCTGCAGGGGAAACCGACCACGCTGCCGTTCGAGAAGACCGAGTGCGGAATGTACTATCTCCCGTACGCCACCTCTCTGCGCCTGAGCGATCTCGGTTATACCAATAAATCGCAAAGCAATCTCGGTATTACGTTTAACGAATTGCACGAATATGTGGCAGGATTGAAGCGGGCGATCAAAACCCCGTCGGAAGAGTACGAGAAAATCGGCCTCGAAAAAGACGGCAAACGCCTGCAAATCAACAGCAATGTGCTGCAGATTGAAAACGAGCTGTATGCGCCTATTCGCCCTAAACGCGTGACGCGCAGCGGTGAAACCCCGTCGGATGCGCTGCAGCGCGGCGGGATCGAATACATTG encodes the following:
- the gshA gene encoding glutamate--cysteine ligase; this translates as MIPDVSQALAWLENHPQALKGIQRGLERETLRVNADGSLATTGHPKALGSALTHKWITTDFAEALLEFITPVEGDIDHMLTIMRDIHRYTARNMGDERMWPLSMPCYIEQGQEIELAQYGTSNIGRLKTLYREGLKNRYGALMQTISGVHYNFSLPMAFWQAKCGETDKDAISEGYFRLIRNYYRFGWVIPYLFGASPAICSSFLQGKPTTLPFEKTECGMYYLPYATSLRLSDLGYTNKSQSNLGITFNELHEYVAGLKRAIKTPSEEYEKIGLEKDGKRLQINSNVLQIENELYAPIRPKRVTRSGETPSDALQRGGIEYIEVRSLDINPFSPIGVDEQQIRFLDLFMVWCVLADAPEMSSDELLCTRTNWNRVILEGRKPGLTLGIGCETAQFPLTKVGKDLFRDLKRVARTMDSIDGGDAYQQICDQLVECFDNPELTFSARILRSMIDQGIGGTGRSLSAEYREMLMQEPLEVLSEAAFAAERDASVVRQKEVEAADTESFEAFLAKQA